Genomic window (Daucus carota subsp. sativus chromosome 5, DH1 v3.0, whole genome shotgun sequence):
AAATAATTGGTGGTAcaatttcatgtttttttttcaggacgttACATAGATAATTTGTAGGCAATGTTCGGCACCTCTTGTTCGATGAAGAGAACTAGAGAAGGAAATATCTActatttacataaatatttttggtattaaatattaattatatatatgtttaatattttttattttaagaacaCCAAACAAGACACTTATTTTTGACAAATAACATGGGCATGTTCGATCAAACTTTTATCCCCAGTTTCAggaattataagttaaaaataactTACTTGTgtgcaaaaaatttaaaaatcaacttTCGGTTTATAAGTCAGGAATTTGAAAATCCTAACCATtcatgacttatttttatttttgaaatttgatcttACAAGCATGTATAGgatcatttcaaaaaataatttataatactttattactatattaattaattttataccggataaattgtaaaaatcaaaaaaaattatctaaatacataaattaaatattactgtttatttatgattaaattctCTCATGTATAAGTAATCGAAACGGTTTTTATATATTCATGaatgtttttcaaaaaataagtaACTTATCTGTGAAAAGCCCCCGAGGGAAAAGAATAACATGCAAGACTGCCGCTATTGCAATGGTACGACTTGCGAGTAATTACCAACCAAGTTTCCTACATGCTTCCTTGAGACAATTGCGTGCTCAAGTTCACGTTTTTATCGATTCACAGAATAAATAGCCGAACAAATGAcaataataaatctaaattCATTCAGTTGGGTGTTTATAAAAATCTTGGGCGAACTAATTACGATGATTAAAGTGATAGGTATTGTTGTACTTTCGATATTTGGCATCTTCACGACGTTGCTATTCAGTTGTCATCTCTATTTTGGAGCGTTTGATTATTTCATAgattgctgttgctgttgttttCGTCGTAAATCTACCGATCATACTACGGCGGAAACGACTCCCACGGCTACGGCAGCGGCTCCGTCGCGGCATAGGCCTCCGCAAGCTGTTTATCCTGACCTTGAAAAGGGTCGAAGCAATGTTAATGTTGGCAATACTAGGGCTAAACCTTATGTGACAAGTGGTGGAGGTGGTAGTAGGTATAGTGGTGGTGGGTATGGTGGCGATGGATATAGTGGTGGGGGGTACCATGGTGGTGGTTATGGTGGAGGCGGTGGTGATGGGGGAGGTGCGCATGGAGGTGGTGGCGGAGATGGGGGAGGTGGAGGGGGTGGAGGAGGAGACGGGGGAGGTGGcggtggagatggaggagggGGCGGCGGAGGGGGTGGTGGAGGCGGAGGAGGTGGCGGGGACTGACTCTTCTCTTTCAGTTGTGAtttttatgcatgcatgtgtgaTTGATTTCTTAAGTTTTTCTTGCATATAATAAAAGTAATCAAATTAGCATTTCTAGTGATGTCCTTCCACTACATCATCTTGACTCTTTTCCACAAAATATAGttgtattaaatttaaacatgtTGTGTTGTTGAGCAAGTCGATCGAGGTTGAACAAATTCAGGTATTCGATCAATAAACAAGATCGATCAGTATCACAAAATTAATGAatactaaaaattttaaactcaaTCTCgtaaattgatttttcatctctgtatttaatataatattacttaatttatagctgtatcattttttttccccagggtttatagttatatatttcataatttcatcATAATACATTAATAATCATACACATCGTGCTGCCAAGTGCTGCCAACATTTAGCGCTGGTGAGTGCTGGGTTTTTCTCTCTATAGAGGGTGTTTGTTTCGGACTTTTAAGTCCaacttctggattataagttatgagcacttattcgtaccgtttgtgtaataagtcaagaaacacttataaaaagttaggaatgctagcttttgtatCAGggtttctgcttatttcccaaacactttaatcacttataagttgtatcttgcttctaacttctactccacttatttattttaagcaataagcacttattttaagctcacccaaacggccccataatataAATTGATTGGGTCTTTCTAGCGTGTGTCTATGGGCACACATTATACACTAAATTTGAGGagtttggtggattttaattggtagATTTAGTGTAAATGCAGGATGGGTCATctttatttatgattagatgactaataaaaatgcaccaaatGCATAGGATTTAGTGCTTATGTGACCATGGGcccaccatagaaaaaccgagaTTGATTTGTTCAACTAGTTTTCCTATGtatccgtcaaaaaaaaaaaaaaaaaaaaaaaactagttttCCTATGTTGATACTCAAACATCTTAATTTAGGCGGCGATATATGATGCCTATAAGCAAATAATGAATAATTAATTGGGGGTTTAAGGTGCTTAATTAGTTCAGTCAACTTGAGCGAGTTTCTTAATAGCTCTGCAAATTACTAATGACATTGGAAGGAATTAGGCGTGTATATTTAAATCAATGTCAAccttaaaatcaattaacagAATATCggcaatatattaatatatacgcCGCCTGTACGAGGTTAATAATAGATCAATAATAGTCCACCAACCTCGTAAAGGTTACTCCTCCCTTCCAAATTAGATGAACTCTTTTGACTTTGGCACATAATTTAAGGTGCATTGATCACATAActacaatatttattttttaatttttatttttgcaaataaaaatttaagtatgaaattttagtttacaaaagaaaaaataaaataataaatttccgAATTAGATGGTCAATGCatcttaagttacgtgcccaaagtcaactagctcatctaatttggtttgggatggaaggagtacTTAAAATAAAGAGCAACATGTATTATGAAAACTTAATCTTTATTAATAATGAATAAATGATTCCCCGGCTTAATTTTACATGTATAAAAACGTAGTACATACGTAAATCTTAAACACAAAATTAAAGGACCATGAGTCCAGTTTTGCTTATCGTGCTTATAGTGCTCGGAATCGTGTTTAATTGTTTATGATCATAATAACTTGGGTTATTATCAAACGGTGTTTTTCCCGTACGTCTGCGACTAATACGGCGGGACGGACTAGCAGCGTTACGGTGGTGCGTCCGTCGCAGCCTTCCTTTGCACCACCAACTCATACGACTAGTGCTGCCACACGACTGAGTCAAGATACGAGAAGACCTTTTGTTTCCACAGGAACTAGAGGCACTGCTAGTACCTCGAAAACAACAAGCAGTGGAGGTGCTAGCAGgtatggtggtggtggtggtggtgatggtggttatggtggtggtggtggtggttacgGTGGAGGTGGTGATGGGGGAGGAGTAGGCGGGGGCGGGAATGGAGGCGGCGGAGGGGGCAATGGCGGAGGTGGAGGGGGCAATGGTGGGGGTGGTGGAAATGGTGGCGGGGGGTGATAATTCCTTGCTCGTTCGTGCATGTGTCTGTTTTGCGAATCTGATTTGTTCAAAGGCCGAAGCTTAGATATTATTAAACCGCGCGTGTCTCGCAATTTGTTTTTTACCCACGATGCAAATTCCTTTCCTTTCGATTTCCCTCGATGCAAAAAGCACGTAAATGAGGTCCCTCGCCGCCTTCTAAATATAACATGAAAAATACGACTTTCATTAATAATCTAATTTTCAGAatgtaatttcatattttttttctatatttactctattattatatattttatcatatttaaatttattatgtcaaaaatccaaatttatataatgaaagaaatgtatattttattattaaaaaaaagttaaaaatcacTGCATAACTTCTAAAATAGAGCAGAATGAAGGAaactcttaaattttttaagagTCATCCAAAATCTTTtagaacttaattttcgatCATCATCAAATCAGGAagttatttctaaaaaaaaaataaaaaaatcaggaAGTTATTTAAGAGTTTGTTAGAAATGCTCCAATGTAATAACGAAAAGTAAAGAATTAGTGCCGAGACTTGGGATATTATGATGAGTTGCGAGAAGCGAACGCGTTTGGTTGACCTCAGATTTTGATGTAGCAAGTCAACTATAATTCGACGCTTAATTTATCCCGACGACCAAATTTAACAAAGTCTATATGTTTACTCGTATCTATAACGAATATTAATGTCCTTAATTTGAACA
Coding sequences:
- the LOC135152903 gene encoding putative glycine-rich cell wall structural protein 1, yielding MIKVIGIVVLSIFGIFTTLLFSCHLYFGAFDYFIDCCCCCFRRKSTDHTTAETTPTATAAAPSRHRPPQAVYPDLEKGRSNVNVGNTRAKPYVTSGGGGSRYSGGGYGGDGYSGGGYHGGGYGGGGGDGGGAHGGGGGDGGGGGGGGGDGGGGGGDGGGGGGGGGGGGGGGGD
- the LOC108221861 gene encoding glycine-rich protein 5, with amino-acid sequence MIIITWVIIKRCFSRTSATNTAGRTSSVTVVRPSQPSFAPPTHTTSAATRLSQDTRRPFVSTGTRGTASTSKTTSSGGASRYGGGGGGDGGYGGGGGGYGGGGDGGGVGGGGNGGGGGGNGGGGGGNGGGGGNGGGGCNKSRNTTAAASSRTTAPQLQSPPTIYPDLEKGQTDSASRYSGGGGYGGDGYSGGGHFGGGGFGGGGGFGGGGDGGGGHGGGGGHGGGGGHGGGGGGGGGDGGGGGGGGGGGGGDGGGGGC